The Pan troglodytes isolate AG18354 chromosome 1, NHGRI_mPanTro3-v2.0_pri, whole genome shotgun sequence genome includes a region encoding these proteins:
- the LOC100615361 gene encoding DNA topoisomerase 1-like gives MKKKQPKDDLFDRLNTGILNKHLQDLMESLTAKVFHTYNASITLQQQLEELTALDENIPAKILSYNRANRAVAILCNHQRAPPKTFEKSMMNLQTKIDAKKEQLADARRDLKSAKADAKVRKDAKTKKVVESKKKAVQRLEEQLMKLEVQATDREENKQIALGTSKLNYLDPKITVPWCKKWGVPIEKIYNKTQREKFAWAIDTADKDYEF, from the coding sequence atgaagaaaaagcagCCCAAAGATGATCTTTTTGATAGACTCAATACTGGTATTCTGAATAAGCATCTTCAGGATCTCATGGAGAGCTTGACAGCCAAGGTATTCCATACATACAATGCCTCCATCACGCTACAGCAGCAGCTAGAAGAACTCACAGCCCTGGATGAGAACATCCCAGCGAAGATCCTTTCTTATAACCGTGCCAATCGAGCTGTTGCAATTCTTTGTAACCATCAGAGAGCACCACCAAAAACTTTTGAGAAGTCTATGATGAACTTGCAAACTAAGATTGATGCCAAGAAGGAACAGCTAGCAGATGCCCGGAGAGACCTGAAAAGTGCTAAGGCTGATGCCAAGGTCAGGAAGGATGCAAAGACGAAGAAGGTAGTAGAGTCAAAGAAGAAGGCTGTTCAGAGACTGGAGGAACAGTTGATGAAGCTGGAAGTTCAAGCCACAGACCGAGAGGAAAATAAACAGATTGCCTTGGGAACCTCCAAACTCAATTATCTGGACCCTAAGATCACAGTGCCTTGGTGCAAGAAGTGGGGTGTCCCAATTGAGAAGATTTACAACAAAACCCAGCGAGAAAAGTTTGCCTGGGCCATTGACACGGCTGATAAAGACTACGAGTTTTAG